The following are from one region of the Coccinella septempunctata chromosome 7, icCocSept1.1, whole genome shotgun sequence genome:
- the LOC123317838 gene encoding uncharacterized protein LOC123317838, which produces MGDRKLKNLLAQRDLECTKLEDLKRIADYALSDIEVHRNFKCRYKHIEDILKSFETFNTAIVSIVSGTEGGDLKPHYDALSTFRDKYYRVQAIYSQLFEDKLETSKSEEENSSHTIVDILDFSGECRPVRVLLDSASQSSFITKKCCDRLGLPAFSLSINIKGVGQTSASADQGVSCTLKPRGLDTPILNVDLIVIPQICSNMQCSTIPIEKFTKFCNLKLADPEFNVSGPVDLLLGADTFAHIVRGTTIKGSLNEPVALDTIFGFVIMGKLDFPLPTLNSFVSYTDNSLEDFVRKFWELEQIPPRIVSSPEDLLTEKMFCDTLTRSPSGRFIVSLPFQNLDPIFENSRDIALRRFLCLEKRLLLNPTLYQQYRDFMQDYVDQNHMEVISDPPTPSTYFIPHHCVLKPENVTTKLRVVFDASQKASNGFCLNDTLLRGPKLHQDVSCVLSRFRLHSVCFTADIRQMFRQVLVAREHQDFQRILWRFSPSEPIKEFRLRTLVFGIKSSPFLAMRCIRQLAEEHSHEFPEACAVLQDDIFVDDIVSGSDSLSGAIQLQTQLTEVLSRAGFELRKWSSNNADMLQHLTASVSNSQPLTLDLEPDSVIKILGLQWNPSTDAFSYSVQPISKTCTKRNILSELARIYDPLGFLTPFVLYLKHLIQRLWTLGLDWDDAPPKDLVQMWSLLKSEMCHLTGIAIPRLIISAKMRSCQLHGFCDASNVGYAAVAYVRVVDELGHIATHLLCAKSRVAPLKRVSIPRLELCAALLLAELLDRVQVVFGTKLLFDKVFAYSDSNVALSWIRSSPYKWTCFVSNRVTLIQEKVPPSVWNHVTSGDNPADPAFRGVTPVALLKLSLWWAGPSWLQWPECNWPTNHNISFETDEERRQSVFATIIDEEKDFLQNLLDNVSSFPKVQRVVAYVKRFVFNCRNPNGALKGTVTSMELESALTDLIRSTQISAFSREMLLLKKGNSLPKCWRKLTPFLDKLGILRVGGRLVNSRLGYDQVHHILSPSRHRFTELMIEYTHRKYLHAGLQTLNNLIIQRYWIFSAKRTIRRILAKCNRCFRVRPLSSQPLMGDLPAVRVTQVKPFLNVGVDYGGPFFIIMNRVRGTKTLKAYICLFVCMVTKAIHLELASDLSADTFLAALRRFISRRGQCLHIYSDQGTAFRGAANQLRKLMKEAGIKSVKTHLIRVVGDQRLTYEEFNTVLAQIEAVLNSRPISPLSTDPNDLNPLTPGHFLTLAPLNSLPEKDLLDCNMNKLSRWQLVQKISQEFWSRWHKEYLHTLLQRSKWTNPSVPIELNTLVLLKDELSPPLKWHLGRVIELHSGADKVTRVVTVKTLKGNFRRPVSKVCPLPS; this is translated from the exons ATGGGAGATCGCAAACTAAAGAACCTTCTAGCACAAAGGGATTTAGAATGTACAAAATTAGAAGATCTAAAAAGGATCGCAGATTATGCATTATCAGATATAGAGGTACATCGAAATTTTAAATGCAGGTACAAACATatcgaagatattttgaaaagtttTGAGACATTTAACACTGCTATAGTTTCAATTGTTTCGGGAACTGAAGGTGGGGATCTCAAGCCGCATTATGATGCTTTGTCTACATTTAGGGATAAATATTACAGAGTTCAGGCTATTTACTCTCAATTATTCGAAGATAAATTGGAAACTTCCAAATCAGAGGAAGAAAATTCATCACATA caattgttgatattttggatttttctggTGAATGTAGGCCCGTACGTGTTTTGCTCGACAGCGCTAGCCAGTCTTCGTTTATCACCAAGAAATGTTGTGATAGATTGGGACTGCCTGCATTTTCCCTCTCTATAAATATAAAGGGCGTGGGTCAAACAAGTGCCTCAGCAGATCAGGGTGTTTCGTGTACTTTGAAACCTCGTGGTTTGGACACTCCCATATTAAATGTTGATTTAATTGTTATTCCTCAAATTTGCTCGAACATGCAATGCTCAACAATTCCCATAGagaaattcacaaaattttgtAACCTCAAATTAGCTGATCCTGAATTTAATGTGTCGGGTCCAGTAGATTTGTTGTTAGGTGCAGATACTTTCGCTCATATTGTAAGAGGTACAACGATTAAAGGTTCGCTCAATGAACCAGTTGCTCTCGATACCATTTTTGGGTTCGTCATAATGGGCAAACTTGATTTTCCTCTTCCAACGCTCAACTCATTCGTCAGTTATACAGATAATTCTCTTGAAGATTTCGTAAGGAAATTTTGGGAACTCGAACAAATTCCACCTCGCATCGTCTCCTCTCCCGAAGATTTGTTAacagaaaaaatgttttgtgATACTCTTACTCGCAGTCCCTCCGGTCGATTCATTGTGTCCCTGCCTTTCCAAAACCTCGACCCTATATTCGAAAACTCCCGTGACATAGCTCTTCGGCGTTTTTTATGTTTGGAAAAACGCCTTCTTCTGAATCCAACCCTTTATCAGCAGTACCGGGACTTTATGCAGGATTATGTGGATCAAAATCATATGGAAGTAATCTCGGACCCCCCCACTCCTTCGACGTATTTTATACCTCATCATTGTGTGTTGAAACCTGAAAACGTTACTACCAAATTACGTGTTGTATTTGACGCATCTCAGAAGGCGTCAAATGGTTTTTGTCTCAATGACACTCTGCTTCGAGGTCCTAAGCTTCATCAGGATGTCTCTTGTGTACTTTCCCGTTTTCGCCTCCATTCTGTTTGCTTCACTGCCGACATTCGTCAAATGTTCAGGCAAGTACTCGTGGCCCGTGAGCATCAGGATTTTCAACGCATATTATGGCGCTTTTCTCCTTCTGAGCCCATAAAAGAATTTCGTTTGAGAACTTTGGTGTTTGGTATCAAGAGTAGTCCCTTCCTGGCCATGCGTTGTATCCGACAATTGGCTGAAGAGCACAGTCACGAATTCCCTGAGGCCTGTGCTGTCCTCCAGGATGATATTTTCGTGGATGACATAGTATCAGGTAGTGATTCGCTTTCAGGTGCTATTCAGCTGCAGACGCAGCTCACTGAAGTTTTAAGCAGAGCAGGCTTTGAACTTCGTAAGTGGAGCAGTAACAATGCTGATATGCTTCAGCACCTCACAGCTTCTGTTTCTAATTCGCAACCCCTCACTCTTGATTTGGAGCCTGACTCTGTTATAAAGATATTGGGACTTCAGTGGAATCCTTCGACTGATGCATTTTCTTATAGCGTGCAGCCTATCAGTAAAACTTGCACAAAACGCAATATTCTCTCTGAATTGGCCCGTATTTATGATCCCCTCGGATTTCTAACACCATTTGTTCTGTATTTGAAGCATCTTATCCAGAGGTTGTGGACTTTAGGTTTGGACTGGGATGATGCCCCTCCCAAGGATTTGGTGCAGATGTGGTCGTTGCTAAAGTCTGAAATGTGTCATTTGACTGGCATTGCAATTCCCCGATTAATCATTTCAGCTAAGATGCGCTCGTGTCAACTACATGGCTTTTGTGATGCGAGTAATGTTGGCTATGCGGCGGTTGCGTATGTTCGCGTTGTAGATGAGCTGGGTCACATCGCCACCCACCTACTCTGTGCAAAATCGAGGGTTGCACCACTGAAGAGGGTGTCAATACCTCGATTGGAACTTTGTGCAGCTCTTTTACTCGCTGAGCTGCTGGACAGAGTCCAAGTTGTATTTGGGACGAAGCTACTTTTCGATAAGGTGTTTGCATATTCAGACTCCAACGTTGCGCTCTCGTGGATACGCAGCAGCCCCTATAAGTGGACTTGTTTTGTTTCTAATCGAGTCACTCTCATTCAGGAAAAGGTACCACCATCTGTATGGAATCACGTGACTTCTGGTGATAACCCCGCTGACCCTGCCTTCAGAGGAGTCACTCCAGTCGCTCTTTTGAAACTCTCTCTATGGTGGGCGGGACCTTCTTGGTTGCAGTGGCCCGAGTGTAATTGGCCTACGAACCACAATATTTCGTTTGAAACAGACGAGGAGAGGAGGCAATCGGTGTTCGCTACCATTATTGATGAGGAGAAAGATTTTTTGCAGAACCTTCTTGATAATGTGTCCTCGTTCCCCAAGGTTCAGAGAGTCGTCGCTTATGTGAAAAGGTTTGTTTTCAACTGTAGAAACCCTAACGGTGCTCTCAAGGGCACTGTTACTTCCATGGAGTTGGAGTCAGCTCTAACGGACCTCATAAGGTCAACGCAGATTTCTGCCTTCTCAAGAGAGATGCTCCTCTTGAAAAAGGGGAATTCTCTTCCAAAATGTTGGAGGAAATTAACCCCGTTCCTTGATAAGCTGGGTATCTTGAGGGTGGGCGGAAGATTGGTGAACTCTCGCCTAGGCTACGATCAGGTTCACCATATTCTCTCACCAAGTCGCCACAGGTTCACCGAATTGATGATTGAGTATACCCACAGAAAATACTTACATGCTGGTTTGCAAACGCTGAACAATTTGATAATTCAACGCTACTGGATCTTCTCGGCTAAAAGAACTATTCGTAGAATATTGGCTAAGTGTAACCGGTGTTTTCGAGTAAGACCCTTATCCTCACAACCCCTAATGGGTGATCTTCCGGCTGTTCGTGTTACCCAAGTTAAACCTTTTTTGAACGTCGGTGTAGATTATGGCGGACCCTTTTTCATAATCATGAATCGTGTTAGAGGTACTAAGACTTTGAAAGCATATATTTGCCTTTTTGTTTGCATGGTAACCAAAGCCATTCATCTAGAATTGGCGTCGGATCTCTCTGCCGACACTTTTCTCGCTGCCTTACGAAGGTTCATATCGAGAAGAGGACAATGTCTTCACATATATAGTGATCAGGGTACTGCCTTTCGTGGAGCTGCTAATCAGCTCAGGAAGTTGATGAAGGAAGCCGGCATAAAGTCGGTAAAAACGCATTTAATTCGCGTAGTAGGAGATCAACGTCTTACGTACGAAGAGTTTAACACCGTTTTAGCCCAAATTGAAGCAGTGTTGAATTCACGCCCTATATCGCCTTTAAGCACGGATCCGAACGATCTGAATCCTCTCACACCCGGTCATTTTTTGACGTTAGCCCCTTTAAATTCGTTGCCTGAGAAAGACTTGCTAGATTGCAATATGAACAAATTGTCACGATGGCAGCTGGTGCAAAAAATAAGCCAAGAATTTTGGTCTCGATGGCATAAAGAGTACCTGCATACGCTACTGCAACGCTCTAAATGGACCAATCCCTCTGTACCCATTGAGCTTAATACTTTGGTCTTACTAAAAGACGAATTGTCTCCTCCTCTCAAGTGGCATTTGGGCAGAGTGATTGAACTCCATAGTGGCGCAGACAAGGTGACACGAGTGGTCACTGTTAAAACTCTAAAGGGGAATTTTAGACGCCCTGTAAGTAAGGTGTGCCCCTTACCCAGTTAG